Proteins encoded together in one Pseudomonas sp. Seg1 window:
- a CDS encoding hybrid sensor histidine kinase/response regulator has protein sequence MRWLRIAISFTVTLLTLLCMLPAQAAQGSGWSVLLDDQGNLQLSDIRSARYTNQFSPIDLDRLTAAEPDGALWLRFRLAPGKHEQVLRVFAPDLSHLNLYVLDGDQLIEQRNTGTDQPQAERPLPSSDFMLPLPQSDKPLDVYLRMVSDHQLRPHITLQSAVMSAANHNQTLIFGLLFGCLGMLLLHNLVRYAYSRSRSSLWLAVCEGLLGLSLLLLLNLAGPWLPNWHAIQTPGAYLALLLTAPAGLMFALRFFAPLGPHPLNKLLLGDILFIVTCSLLLLFVNTLPLNIITYALVALAGLSMLLVASYHWQKGYRPARLFVAAMVVFNIGTLIILPALLGLTLVAPQGLIMTLMAFICVSGLLMSIALGERQRSITESRFSISRDLAASNAEINAKAEFLAKISHEIRTPMNGVLGMTELLLGTPLSVKQRDYVQTIHSAGNELLTLINEILDISKLESGQIELDDVQFDLNALIDDCLSIYRAKAEQQNVELISFIQPQVPRVISGDPTRLRQTLLSLLENALKKTEEGEVLIVVALDERSSKPRLRIAVQDSGAPMEQEERDALMHAELHSKHFLSANRLGGNLGLVIARQLIRLMQGEFGIKSGTNQGSTLWLTLPLDPDRLEHPTSDLDSPLQGARVLVVDDNDTCRKVLVQQCSAWGLNVSAVPSGKEALALLRTKAHLRDYFDVVLLDQNMPGMTGMQLAAKIKEDPSLNHDILLIMLTGISNAPSKIIARNSGIKRILAKPVAGYTLKTTLADELNQRNKGQVVFQPQVVTPATAAKVPSDFRILVAEDNTISTKVIRGMLGKLNLQPDTASNGEEALQAMKAQRYDLVLMDCEMPVLDGFSATQQLRAWEVSNQRIRTPIVALTAHILAEHKERARQAGMDGHMSKPVELSQLRELIEHWVAQRDQQNRATPLPS, from the coding sequence GTGCGCTGGCTCAGGATTGCCATAAGCTTCACCGTCACGCTGCTGACCTTGCTCTGCATGCTTCCGGCCCAGGCCGCGCAAGGCAGTGGCTGGTCGGTATTGCTTGATGATCAGGGCAATCTGCAATTAAGCGACATCCGTTCCGCTCGCTACACCAATCAATTCAGCCCCATCGACCTTGACCGCCTCACCGCGGCCGAGCCCGATGGCGCCTTGTGGCTGCGCTTCCGGCTGGCGCCGGGCAAGCACGAACAAGTGCTGCGCGTCTTCGCCCCCGACCTGTCACACCTCAATCTGTACGTACTCGACGGCGACCAGCTGATCGAGCAACGCAACACCGGCACCGACCAGCCCCAGGCCGAACGGCCGTTGCCGAGCAGCGACTTCATGCTGCCGCTGCCGCAAAGCGACAAACCCCTCGACGTTTATCTGCGGATGGTTTCCGACCATCAGTTGCGCCCGCACATCACCCTGCAATCGGCGGTGATGAGCGCGGCCAATCATAATCAGACGCTGATCTTCGGTTTGCTGTTCGGCTGTCTCGGCATGCTGCTGCTGCATAATCTGGTGCGTTACGCCTATTCCCGTTCGCGCAGCAGCCTGTGGCTGGCGGTGTGCGAAGGCCTGCTGGGCCTCAGTCTGTTGTTGTTGCTCAACCTCGCCGGCCCGTGGCTGCCGAACTGGCACGCGATCCAGACCCCGGGCGCCTATCTGGCCTTGCTGCTGACCGCCCCGGCCGGGTTGATGTTTGCCTTGCGCTTCTTCGCTCCGCTCGGCCCGCACCCGCTGAACAAACTGCTGCTGGGCGACATCTTGTTCATCGTGACCTGTAGCTTGCTGCTGTTGTTCGTCAACACCCTGCCGCTGAACATCATCACTTACGCGCTGGTGGCGCTGGCCGGCCTGAGCATGTTGCTGGTCGCCTCCTATCACTGGCAGAAAGGCTACCGCCCGGCACGCCTGTTCGTGGCCGCGATGGTGGTGTTCAACATCGGTACGCTGATCATTCTTCCGGCGCTGCTGGGTCTGACGCTGGTCGCACCGCAAGGCTTGATCATGACGTTGATGGCGTTCATCTGCGTCAGTGGCCTGCTGATGAGCATTGCGCTGGGCGAGCGTCAGCGCAGCATCACCGAAAGCCGCTTCAGCATCAGCCGCGACCTCGCCGCCAGCAATGCCGAGATCAATGCCAAGGCCGAGTTCCTCGCCAAGATCAGCCATGAGATCCGCACCCCGATGAACGGTGTGCTGGGCATGACCGAACTGCTGCTGGGTACGCCGCTGTCAGTCAAACAACGTGACTACGTGCAGACCATCCACAGCGCCGGCAACGAACTGCTGACCCTGATCAACGAGATCCTCGACATCTCCAAGCTCGAATCCGGGCAGATCGAACTCGACGACGTGCAGTTCGACCTCAACGCCTTGATCGACGATTGCCTGAGCATCTACCGCGCCAAGGCCGAACAACAGAATGTCGAGCTGATCAGCTTCATTCAGCCGCAAGTGCCACGGGTGATCAGCGGCGATCCGACGCGTCTGCGCCAGACCCTGCTGAGCCTGTTGGAAAATGCCCTGAAGAAAACCGAAGAAGGCGAAGTGCTGATCGTTGTCGCCCTCGACGAGCGCAGCAGCAAACCGCGACTGCGCATCGCCGTGCAGGACAGTGGCGCACCGATGGAGCAAGAAGAGCGCGACGCGCTGATGCACGCCGAACTGCACAGCAAACACTTCCTCTCGGCCAATCGTCTGGGCGGCAATCTGGGGCTGGTGATCGCGCGGCAACTGATCCGTTTGATGCAAGGTGAATTCGGCATCAAGAGCGGCACCAATCAGGGCAGCACCCTGTGGTTGACCCTGCCGCTGGACCCTGACCGCCTCGAACATCCAACGTCCGATCTCGACAGTCCGCTGCAAGGCGCACGGGTGCTGGTGGTCGACGACAACGATACCTGCCGCAAAGTCCTCGTGCAGCAATGCAGCGCCTGGGGCCTCAACGTCAGCGCCGTGCCATCGGGCAAGGAAGCGCTGGCGTTGCTGCGTACCAAGGCGCACCTGCGCGATTACTTTGATGTGGTCCTGCTCGATCAGAACATGCCCGGTATGACCGGCATGCAACTGGCGGCCAAGATCAAGGAAGACCCGAGCCTGAACCACGACATTCTGCTGATCATGCTCACCGGCATCAGCAACGCGCCGAGCAAGATCATTGCGCGCAATTCGGGGATCAAACGCATCCTTGCCAAACCGGTGGCCGGCTACACCCTCAAGACCACCCTGGCGGACGAACTCAACCAGCGCAACAAAGGCCAGGTAGTGTTTCAGCCACAAGTGGTCACCCCGGCCACAGCGGCGAAAGTGCCCAGCGACTTCCGCATCCTCGTCGCCGAAGACAATACGATTTCCACCAAAGTGATTCGCGGCATGCTCGGCAAACTCAACCTGCAACCGGATACCGCCAGCAACGGCGAAGAAGCGCTGCAAGCGATGAAAGCCCAGCGTTACGATCTGGTGTTGATGGATTGTGAAATGCCGGTATTGGACGGTTTCTCCGCGACCCAGCAATTGCGTGCGTGGGAAGTCAGCAACCAACGGATCCGCACGCCGATCGTCGCGCTGACGGCGCACATCCTCGCCGAGCACAAGGAGCGCGCGCGACAAGCGGGGATGGATGGGCACATGTCCAAACCCGTCGAGCTGTCGCAGTTGCGCGAATTGATCGAGCACTGGGTTGCCCAGCGTGATCAGCAGAACCGGGCCACCCCACTACCGTCCTGA
- the purD gene encoding phosphoribosylamine--glycine ligase, whose protein sequence is MNVLIIGSGGREHALAWKVAQDPRVQKVFVAPGNAGTAIEAKCENVAIDVLALEQLADFAEKNVSLTIVGPEVPLVAGVVDLFRSRGLDCFGPTAGAAQLEGSKAFTKDFLARHKIPTADYQNFTEIEPALAYLREKGAPIVIKADGLAAGKGVIVAMTLTEAEDAVRDMLAGNAFGDAGSRVVIEEFLDGEEASFIVMVDGKNVLPMATSQDHKRVGDGDSGPNTGGMGAYSPAPVVTADVHKRVMDLVIWPTVRGMAEEGNVYTGFLYAGLMIDKAGNPKVIEFNCRFGDPETQPVMLRLQSSLVLLVEAALAQALDKVEAQWDPRPSVGIVLAAGGYPGDYAKGAAINGLEAAASLEGKVFHAGTALKDGQVVTAGGRVLCATAMGASVSDAQQQAYKLAAAIDWEGCFYRKDIGYRAIARERGETQE, encoded by the coding sequence ATGAATGTTTTGATCATTGGCAGCGGTGGCCGTGAACACGCCCTGGCCTGGAAAGTGGCTCAGGATCCGCGCGTGCAGAAGGTTTTTGTCGCGCCGGGCAACGCCGGTACTGCGATTGAAGCCAAGTGCGAGAACGTCGCCATCGACGTGCTGGCCCTCGAGCAGCTCGCAGACTTCGCCGAGAAAAACGTTTCCCTGACCATCGTCGGCCCGGAAGTGCCGCTGGTCGCTGGCGTCGTTGATCTGTTCCGCTCCCGTGGCCTGGACTGCTTCGGCCCGACCGCCGGTGCTGCGCAGCTGGAAGGCTCGAAAGCCTTCACCAAAGACTTCCTCGCACGCCACAAGATCCCGACCGCCGACTACCAGAACTTCACCGAGATCGAGCCGGCCCTGGCTTATCTGCGTGAAAAAGGCGCGCCGATCGTGATCAAGGCCGACGGCCTGGCTGCCGGTAAAGGCGTGATCGTCGCCATGACCCTGACTGAAGCCGAAGACGCGGTACGCGACATGCTCGCCGGCAACGCTTTCGGTGACGCCGGTTCGCGTGTGGTGATCGAAGAGTTCCTCGACGGTGAAGAAGCTTCATTCATCGTCATGGTCGACGGCAAAAACGTTCTGCCGATGGCCACCAGCCAGGACCACAAACGTGTTGGCGACGGCGACAGCGGCCCGAACACTGGCGGCATGGGTGCTTACTCCCCTGCCCCGGTGGTCACCGCCGACGTGCACAAACGCGTGATGGATCTGGTGATCTGGCCGACCGTGCGCGGCATGGCTGAAGAAGGCAACGTCTACACCGGCTTCCTCTACGCAGGTCTGATGATCGACAAGGCCGGTAACCCGAAAGTCATCGAGTTCAACTGCCGTTTCGGTGACCCGGAAACCCAACCGGTGATGCTGCGCCTGCAATCGAGCCTGGTGCTGCTGGTTGAAGCTGCACTGGCGCAGGCGCTGGACAAGGTTGAAGCGCAGTGGGATCCGCGTCCAAGCGTCGGCATCGTGCTGGCCGCTGGCGGCTACCCGGGCGACTACGCCAAAGGCGCGGCGATCAATGGTCTGGAGGCTGCGGCCAGCCTGGAAGGCAAAGTCTTCCACGCCGGCACTGCGCTGAAGGACGGTCAGGTTGTCACCGCCGGTGGCCGCGTGCTTTGCGCCACTGCCATGGGCGCCAGCGTCAGCGACGCGCAACAGCAGGCGTACAAGCTGGCAGCGGCCATCGACTGGGAAGGCTGCTTCTATCGCAAGGACATTGGCTACCGCGCCATTGCCCGTGAACGTGGCGAAACCCAGGAATAA
- the purH gene encoding bifunctional phosphoribosylaminoimidazolecarboxamide formyltransferase/IMP cyclohydrolase, which translates to MTDQTTRLPIRRALISVSDKTGILEFAKELEALGVEILSTGGTFKLLRDNGVAAVEVADYTGFAEMMDGRVKTLHPKIHGGILGRRGIDDAIMNEHGIKPIDLVAVNLYPFEATINKPGCDLPTAIENIDIGGPTMVRSAAKNHKDVAIVVNASDYANVLENLKAGGLTYAQRFDLMLKAFEHTAAYDGMIANYMGTVNQAAETLSTEGRSEFPRTFNSQFIKAQEMRYGENPHQSAAFYVEAKPAEVGIATATQLQGKELSYNNVADTDAALECVKSFVKPACVIVKHANPCGVAVSPDAEGGIRQAYELAYATDTESAFGGIIAFNRELDAETAKAIVERQFVEVIIAPSVSEEARAIVAAKANVRLLACGEWSADRAAAWDYKRVNGGLLVQSRDIGMIGSEDLKVVTKRAPTEQEINDLIFAWKVAKYVKSNAIVYAKNRQTIGVGAGQMSRVNSARIAAIKAEHAGLQVAGSVMASDAFFPFRDGLDNAAKVGITAVIQPGGSMRDAEVIAAADEAGIAMVFTGMRHFRH; encoded by the coding sequence ATGACCGACCAGACTACCCGCCTGCCGATCCGCCGCGCCTTGATCAGCGTTTCCGACAAGACCGGGATCCTCGAATTCGCCAAGGAGCTTGAAGCTCTGGGCGTCGAGATCCTCTCCACCGGCGGAACGTTCAAGCTGCTGCGCGACAACGGCGTTGCCGCAGTGGAAGTCGCGGACTACACCGGCTTCGCGGAAATGATGGACGGCCGGGTGAAAACCCTGCACCCGAAAATCCACGGCGGGATCCTCGGTCGTCGCGGTATCGACGACGCAATCATGAACGAACACGGCATCAAGCCGATCGATCTGGTGGCGGTCAACCTGTACCCGTTCGAAGCCACCATCAACAAGCCAGGCTGCGACCTGCCGACCGCCATCGAGAATATCGACATCGGCGGCCCGACCATGGTCCGTTCGGCGGCGAAAAACCATAAAGACGTGGCCATCGTGGTGAATGCCAGCGATTACGCCAACGTTTTGGAAAACCTCAAGGCCGGTGGCCTGACCTACGCTCAGCGTTTCGACCTGATGCTCAAGGCGTTCGAACACACTGCCGCCTACGACGGCATGATCGCCAACTACATGGGCACCGTGAACCAGGCTGCCGAGACACTCAGCACCGAAGGCCGCAGCGAATTCCCGCGCACCTTCAACAGCCAGTTCATCAAGGCGCAGGAAATGCGTTACGGCGAGAACCCGCACCAGAGCGCGGCGTTCTATGTTGAGGCCAAGCCTGCCGAAGTCGGTATCGCCACCGCGACCCAGCTGCAAGGCAAAGAACTGTCGTACAACAACGTGGCCGACACCGACGCCGCGCTGGAATGCGTGAAGAGCTTCGTCAAACCGGCCTGCGTGATCGTCAAGCACGCCAACCCGTGCGGCGTGGCCGTGAGCCCGGACGCTGAAGGCGGCATTCGTCAGGCCTACGAACTGGCTTACGCCACCGACACCGAGTCGGCATTCGGCGGCATCATCGCCTTCAACCGTGAACTGGATGCCGAGACCGCCAAGGCGATCGTCGAGCGTCAGTTCGTTGAAGTGATCATCGCCCCGAGCGTCAGCGAAGAAGCTCGCGCCATTGTCGCGGCCAAAGCCAACGTACGCCTGCTGGCCTGCGGCGAGTGGTCGGCTGACCGCGCAGCGGCCTGGGACTACAAGCGTGTCAACGGTGGCCTGCTGGTGCAGAGCCGTGACATCGGCATGATCGGCAGCGAAGACCTGAAAGTCGTGACCAAGCGTGCACCGACCGAGCAGGAAATCAACGACCTGATCTTCGCCTGGAAAGTCGCCAAGTACGTTAAATCCAACGCCATCGTCTACGCCAAGAACCGTCAGACCATCGGTGTCGGCGCCGGCCAGATGAGCCGCGTAAACTCGGCGCGTATTGCCGCGATCAAAGCTGAGCACGCCGGCCTGCAAGTTGCCGGTTCGGTGATGGCGTCGGATGCGTTCTTCCCGTTCCGCGACGGCCTCGACAACGCAGCCAAGGTGGGTATCACTGCGGTGATCCAGCCGGGCGGCTCGATGCGTGATGCTGAAGTGATTGCTGCTGCTGATGAGGCCGGCATTGCCATGGTATTCACCGGCATGCGCCACTTCCGTCACTGA
- the fis gene encoding DNA-binding transcriptional regulator Fis produces the protein MTMMTETLVSGTTPVSDNVNLKQHLNTPSEEGQTLRGSVEKALHNYFAHLEGASVTDVYNLVLSEVEAPLLESVMNYVKGNQTKASELLGLNRGTLRKKLKQYDLL, from the coding sequence ATGACGATGATGACCGAGACTTTAGTGAGTGGAACAACACCCGTGAGCGACAACGTGAATTTGAAACAGCACCTCAACACCCCGAGCGAAGAAGGCCAGACCCTTCGCGGGAGTGTCGAGAAGGCGCTGCACAATTATTTCGCCCACCTTGAGGGCGCGTCCGTCACGGACGTGTACAACCTGGTGCTCTCCGAAGTCGAGGCTCCCCTGCTCGAAAGCGTGATGAACTACGTCAAGGGCAACCAGACCAAGGCCAGTGAACTGCTGGGACTCAACCGCGGCACGCTGCGCAAGAAACTCAAGCAGTACGATCTGCTGTAA
- the dusB gene encoding tRNA dihydrouridine synthase DusB has translation MSAVRIGPYTLQNGLILAPMAGVTDQPFRQLCKRLGAGLVVSEMVTSDMSLWNTRKSRMRMIHEGDPEPRSVQIAGGDAQMLADAARANVELGAQIIDINMGCPAKKVCNKAAGSALLKDEALVTEILQAVVAAVDVPVTLKIRTGWDRDNKNGLTVAKIAEQAGITALAVHGRTRADLYTGEAEYDTIAAIKQAVSMPVFANGDIDSPEKARYVLDATGADGLLIGRAAQGRPWIFREIDHFLRTGEKLPAPELIEVERILLEHLAALHAFYGDVMGVRIARKHVGWYLATLPGAREFRARFNRLDGTETQCANVREFFAEHYKSLTGDDEGVAA, from the coding sequence ATGTCGGCGGTACGCATCGGCCCATATACATTGCAGAACGGCTTGATTCTCGCCCCGATGGCGGGCGTCACCGATCAGCCCTTTCGTCAGCTGTGCAAGCGTCTGGGCGCAGGGCTTGTAGTCTCGGAAATGGTCACCAGTGACATGAGCCTGTGGAATACCCGCAAGTCGCGCATGCGCATGATCCACGAAGGCGATCCCGAGCCACGCTCGGTACAGATTGCCGGTGGCGACGCGCAGATGCTGGCGGATGCGGCCCGGGCCAACGTCGAACTGGGCGCACAGATTATTGATATCAACATGGGTTGCCCGGCCAAAAAGGTCTGCAACAAGGCTGCCGGCTCCGCGTTGTTGAAGGATGAAGCACTGGTGACCGAGATCCTGCAGGCCGTGGTGGCTGCGGTTGATGTGCCGGTCACCCTGAAGATCCGCACGGGCTGGGATCGCGACAACAAGAACGGCCTGACCGTGGCGAAGATCGCCGAACAGGCCGGGATCACCGCGCTGGCAGTGCATGGCCGCACGCGCGCCGATCTGTACACCGGTGAAGCCGAGTACGACACGATTGCCGCGATCAAGCAGGCCGTGTCGATGCCGGTGTTTGCCAATGGCGATATCGATTCGCCGGAGAAGGCCCGCTACGTGCTCGACGCGACCGGTGCCGATGGCCTGTTGATAGGCCGAGCCGCCCAGGGGCGGCCATGGATTTTTCGCGAGATCGATCACTTCCTGCGTACCGGCGAGAAATTGCCGGCACCGGAGCTGATCGAGGTGGAACGCATTCTGCTAGAGCATCTGGCCGCACTTCACGCTTTTTATGGGGACGTGATGGGCGTGCGCATTGCTCGAAAGCATGTGGGCTGGTATCTCGCAACCTTGCCGGGCGCCAGGGAGTTTCGCGCCCGTTTCAATCGTTTGGATGGTACGGAAACACAATGCGCCAATGTTCGGGAGTTCTTCGCCGAGCATTACAAGAGCCTGACAGGGGACGATGAAGGGGTGGCCGCATGA
- a CDS encoding DUF3426 domain-containing protein, producing MTDSFVTQCPHCQTSFRVSHAQLSVARGVVRCGSCLQVFNAAKQLLEQHAGKDAVTPVAPSIVEPTPVAPPPVVESPTVVEPPAPRAISQKQWSASELDLDSLDLDEELARLEQREIQPTTEFGRPREDALSARRDSAEADETEWRDSLFSARDDEHLPEAEPEAEPEIVEPEPAKSTRTEPSLSLEPVDLDDEPAIPQLRLHDPIDPNARREHLSASDEVDDDLPSIEPPRKKRERAEPGVRAEVLQDLTDDPLQLDWQKRRSPWGRRLLWLLLVLIAAFGLAAQYIAYHFDELARQDQYRPWFQQVCPQIGCTVPSKVDIARIKSSNLVVRSHPEFSGALVVDAIIYNRATFSQPFPLLELRFADLNGHLIASRRFKPGEYLSGDLEGLAEMPPQTPIHIALDILDPGQKAVNYSLSFHSPE from the coding sequence ATGACCGACAGTTTCGTCACCCAGTGCCCGCATTGCCAAACCAGTTTCCGCGTCAGCCATGCTCAATTGAGCGTGGCCCGCGGGGTGGTTCGTTGCGGCTCCTGCCTGCAAGTGTTCAACGCCGCCAAACAGCTGCTTGAGCAACACGCCGGCAAGGACGCGGTGACGCCGGTCGCCCCCTCAATTGTCGAGCCGACGCCGGTTGCACCGCCGCCGGTGGTGGAATCGCCCACTGTCGTAGAGCCACCCGCGCCGCGCGCCATCAGCCAAAAGCAGTGGAGCGCCTCGGAGCTGGATCTCGACAGCCTCGATCTGGACGAAGAACTCGCCCGGCTCGAACAACGGGAAATTCAGCCGACCACCGAATTCGGTCGCCCACGTGAAGACGCCTTGAGCGCCCGCCGTGACAGCGCCGAAGCCGATGAAACCGAGTGGCGCGACAGTCTGTTCAGCGCACGCGACGATGAGCATCTGCCCGAGGCCGAGCCAGAAGCCGAACCCGAGATCGTTGAACCCGAGCCGGCAAAAAGTACGCGCACCGAACCTTCGCTGTCGCTGGAACCGGTGGATCTGGATGACGAGCCAGCCATTCCGCAACTGCGCCTGCACGATCCGATCGATCCGAATGCCCGCCGCGAACACCTGTCGGCCAGCGACGAAGTCGACGACGACCTGCCTTCGATCGAACCGCCACGCAAAAAACGCGAGCGCGCAGAACCCGGCGTGCGCGCCGAAGTCCTGCAAGACCTGACCGACGATCCGCTGCAACTGGACTGGCAAAAACGCCGTTCGCCGTGGGGCCGCCGCCTGCTCTGGCTGTTATTGGTGCTGATTGCAGCGTTCGGCCTGGCGGCTCAGTACATTGCCTACCATTTCGATGAACTGGCGCGACAGGATCAGTACCGCCCATGGTTCCAGCAAGTCTGCCCGCAGATCGGTTGCACGGTGCCGTCCAAGGTCGACATCGCCAGAATCAAGAGCAGCAATCTGGTGGTGCGCAGTCATCCGGAGTTCAGCGGCGCGCTGGTGGTCGATGCGATCATCTATAACCGCGCAACTTTCTCGCAACCGTTTCCACTGCTGGAACTACGCTTCGCCGACCTCAACGGCCACTTGATCGCCAGTCGTCGCTTCAAACCCGGCGAATACCTCAGTGGCGATCTCGAAGGTCTGGCGGAGATGCCGCCGCAGACACCGATTCACATCGCGCTGGATATTCTTGATCCAGGCCAGAAAGCGGTGAATTACAGCCTCAGTTTTCACTCGCCCGAGTGA
- the prmA gene encoding 50S ribosomal protein L11 methyltransferase: MPWLQVRLAITPQQAETYEDALLEVGAVSVTFMDAEDQPIFEPELNTTPLWKHTHLLALFEGGTEPAPVLAHLELLTGSPLPEHHSEVIEDQDWERSWMDGFQPMRFGQRLWIVPSWHAAPEPDAVNLLLDPGLAFGTGTHPTTALCLEWLDGQDLKGCNVLDFGCGSGILAIAALLLGAKEAVGTDIDVQALEASRDNAGRNNIADELFPLYLPEDLPQVQADVLVANILAGPLVSLAPQLTSLVKSGGRLALSGILAEQGEEVAAAYAQDFDLDPIANRDGWVRITGRRR, from the coding sequence ATGCCCTGGTTACAAGTCCGTCTCGCCATCACTCCGCAACAGGCCGAGACCTACGAAGACGCGCTGCTTGAAGTCGGCGCCGTATCCGTGACCTTCATGGACGCCGAAGACCAGCCGATCTTCGAGCCGGAACTCAATACCACCCCGCTGTGGAAGCACACGCACCTGCTGGCGCTGTTCGAGGGCGGTACCGAGCCTGCGCCGGTCCTGGCCCATCTGGAACTGCTGACCGGCAGCCCGCTGCCCGAGCATCACAGCGAAGTCATCGAAGACCAGGACTGGGAACGCAGCTGGATGGACGGTTTCCAGCCGATGCGTTTCGGCCAGCGCCTGTGGATCGTGCCGAGCTGGCACGCCGCGCCTGAGCCCGACGCGGTGAACCTGCTGCTGGATCCGGGTCTGGCGTTCGGCACCGGCACTCATCCGACCACCGCGCTGTGCCTGGAATGGCTCGACGGTCAGGACCTGAAAGGCTGCAACGTGCTCGACTTCGGTTGCGGCTCGGGGATTCTGGCGATTGCCGCCCTGCTGCTCGGCGCCAAGGAAGCCGTCGGTACCGACATCGACGTGCAGGCACTGGAAGCTTCACGCGATAACGCCGGGCGCAACAACATCGCCGACGAGCTGTTCCCGCTGTACCTGCCGGAAGATCTGCCGCAGGTTCAGGCCGATGTGCTGGTTGCCAACATTCTGGCCGGCCCGCTGGTTTCACTGGCGCCGCAATTGACCAGCCTGGTCAAGTCCGGTGGACGCCTGGCCCTGTCGGGCATCCTCGCCGAACAAGGTGAAGAAGTCGCGGCCGCGTACGCCCAGGACTTCGATCTCGACCCGATCGCCAATCGCGATGGCTGGGTGCGCATCACCGGCCGTCGGCGCTAG
- a CDS encoding EI24 domain-containing protein, with the protein MTLKTRCQSIGSAFGEAMTCLALALRSSLRPGIVMRSSLLCLLAFGLWSWLFYNHFELISIASGYLSLFIVGGGAVLGFIPTGGGLGLGGVGAGGGFTGVASGAGVLGMLLIYAALLTLAVIVLLYLSLIVLSIRLALRWVLMGSLRQRALQQYPHLTQQTRGSAKLLSGARYFVAPWLGLGIGPLVCLLVPVINGALLIVLLAYLNVRFLTAPALSGIASGSEQLQAVRQQRGAMIFFGLLIFLIALVPVLNLLVPALLGAGSCHLAYRGMERAQSPAGAVCAPQVSLPPL; encoded by the coding sequence ATGACATTGAAAACCCGTTGCCAATCGATCGGCAGCGCCTTCGGCGAAGCCATGACCTGCCTGGCCCTGGCGTTACGCTCCAGCCTGCGCCCCGGCATTGTGATGCGCTCTAGCCTCCTGTGCCTGCTGGCCTTCGGCCTGTGGAGCTGGCTCTTCTACAACCACTTTGAATTGATCAGCATCGCTTCAGGCTACCTCTCCTTGTTCATCGTCGGTGGCGGCGCGGTGCTGGGTTTTATCCCCACCGGTGGCGGCCTGGGACTTGGCGGTGTAGGGGCCGGGGGCGGTTTTACCGGGGTCGCCAGCGGCGCCGGCGTCCTTGGCATGCTGTTGATCTATGCCGCCCTGCTGACACTGGCCGTGATTGTCTTGTTGTATCTCAGCCTGATTGTGCTGAGCATCCGCCTGGCCTTGCGCTGGGTGTTGATGGGCAGCCTGCGCCAACGTGCCCTGCAGCAATACCCACACCTGACTCAGCAGACTCGCGGCTCTGCGAAGCTGCTCAGCGGCGCACGCTACTTCGTCGCCCCGTGGCTGGGCCTGGGGATCGGCCCTCTTGTGTGTCTGTTGGTTCCCGTCATCAACGGTGCATTGCTGATCGTACTGCTGGCCTATCTGAACGTACGCTTCCTCACCGCCCCCGCACTCTCCGGCATCGCCAGTGGCAGCGAACAACTGCAAGCCGTCCGACAACAACGAGGCGCCATGATTTTCTTCGGCCTGCTAATCTTCCTCATCGCACTGGTGCCCGTCCTCAATCTGCTGGTCCCGGCGCTACTCGGTGCAGGTTCTTGCCATCTGGCCTATCGAGGGATGGAGCGCGCGCAAAGCCCGGCTGGCGCGGTCTGCGCACCTCAAGTAAGCTTGCCGCCCCTGTAA